The DNA segment TACAAGGAACGTCTCTCCGAGCAGGGGAAGCTGTTCGTGCGCGATCGTCTCGACCTCTGGTTCGGCGAGGAGGGAGTGCTGTTCGAGGACGGCCGGTTCGCGGAGTTCGACGCCGAGGACCGGCTGCCGGCGGACGGCCTGCTGACGGGCGCGGCGGAGTTCGACTCCCGGGAGGTCCACTTCATGGCCAACGACTTCACCGTGAAGGCGGGCAGCATGGCCGGCAAGGGGGTCGAGAAGTTCCTCCGGATGCAACAGCGCGCGCTGAAGTCGGGAAAGCCGGTCCTGTACCTAATGGACTCCTCCGGGGGACGGATCGACCAGCAGCGAGGCTTCTTCGCCAACCGGGAGGGAATCGGGAAGTACTACTACAACCACTCGATGCTTTCCGGGAGGGTTCCCCAGATCTGCGTGCTCTACGGGCCGTGTATCGCCGGCGCGGCGTACACGCCGATCTTCGCCGACTTCACGGTGATGGTCGAGGGGATGAGCGCGATGGCGATCGCGTCCCCCAGAATGGTGCGGATGGTCACCGGCGAGGAGATCGACATGCAGGATCTCGGTGGCCCGGAGGTCCACGCCCGTCACTCGGGCAGCGCGGATCTGGTCGCCCGTGACGAGCAGCACGCCCGCGAACTCGTCTCGCAGTTGATCACCTATCTGCCCGACAAGGCGGGGGAGAACCCCCCGAGAGGGAAGCCGAAGCCGCCCGCGCGCTCGCCCGAGGGGATCGACTCGGTCGTCCCCCAGGAGCCGAACAAGGGCTACGACATGGTCGACGTGATCGACCGAGTCGTGGATCGCGACAGCTACTTCGAGCTCAAACCCGACTACGGTGCGGAGATCATCACCGCCTACGCGCGGATCGACGGTCGTCCTATCGGTATCATCGCCAACCAGCCGAACCACCGCGCTGGCGCGATCTTCCCCGACGCGGCGGAGAAGGCCGCCGAGTTCATCTGGAAGTCCGACGCCTACGACGTTCCGCTCCTCTACCTCTGTGATACGCCCGGATTCATGGCGGGCTCGGGCGTCGAGAAGGACGCCATCCTCGAGAAGGGAAAGAAGATGATCTACGCCACCTCCTCGGCGACGGTGCCGAAGCAGTGCGTCGTCGTCCGCAAGGCCTACGGCGCCGGCATCTACGCGATGAGCGGTCCGGCCTACGACCCCGAGAGCACGATCGCGCTGCCGTCGGGCGAGATCGGAATCATGGGCCCCGAGGCCGCGATCAACGCGGTCTACTACAACAAGCTGGAGGCGATCGACGACGAGGAGGAACGCGCGGAGCGCGAGCGCGAACTCCGCGAGGAGTACCGCGAGGACATCGACGTCCACCGGATGGCCAGCGAGGTCGTCATCGACGAGATCGTTCCCCCGAGCACGCTGCGCGAGGAGCTGGTCAATCGGTTCGCCTTCTACGAGGGCCTCGAGAAGGAGCTGCCCGAGAAGAAACACGGCACGGTGCTCTAGGGTCAGGGAAGCCGTTTGAGCCCCTGGAGGAGCGCGTCGCGAACCGCGTCGGGGACGACGTAGCCCACCCAGACCGCATATTTCCAGGGACCGACGAGCCGCCGTCTCGGACGGTCGTCGCTCTCGGCGATCTCGGCGACGTCCTCGGGCTGGACGTAACCGACCCCGCGGTCGATGAACCGCCGGTCGTACTTCTCGGCGTCGAACAGGCGGTAGAACCACTCGTAGGCGCCGGTGCGGTCCAGCTTGTCGATCTCCGAGCGCGCGCGTTCCGAAGTTCGTCTCGACGGGGCCGGGCTCGAGCGTCACGACGTCGATGCCGTGATCGGAGACTTCGGTTCGGAGGGTGTCGCTGAGCCCCTCGAGCGCCCACTTCGAGCCCGCGTAGGCGCCCTGGCCGAGCATCACGGTCCGCCCGTAGACGCTCGAGGTGTTGACGATCAGCCCGAACCCTGCTCTCGCATCCGCGGGAGGACCGCCCGCGCGACCCGGTGGGCGCCGAAGAGGTTGACCTCGAACTGCTCGCGGAGCAGGTCGGTCGAGAGCTCCTCGAGCGGACCGATCTGTCCGTAGCCCGCGTCCTCAGAAATCTTCGATTTCTGATGGGCCGCGGGAATCGCGAAGCGATACCCGGACGTTGTTGAACAGACAGTCGATTCGGCCCTGTTCGTCGACGATCCGGTCGACCACGACCGTCGGGTCGCCGGGATCGGTCACGTCGAGCTTCGCGGTGTGACAGCCGATCTCCTCGAGGTCGGCGAGCCCCGACGGAGTCGGGCCGGTGGCGTACACCTCCCAGCCTCGATCCCGGAAGGCTCGCGCGGTCGCGTTCCCGATGCCCGACGAACAGCCGGTGATGAGGACCGTAGAGCTCACGATGGCCGGTTCGGGGGTCGAGTGGTTAGGGCTGCTGCCGGCACGTGATGGGCCCGCGAAGCGGGGGTCGCGTACACGACCACCCACGCTGGAGAAGGTATTAGCCACCCCGGATCGGTAGACGGGAGCATGGACGAGACGACGCTCGACCTCCGGCGGGCCGACGGAGGGGACCTCTCCTACGTCGAACGGCTGCTCGAACGGAACGGGCTGCCTACCGAGGACGTACGATCGAAGCCCGAGTGTTTCTACGTCGTCTACGACGGCGAGAACAGAGTCGGCATCGGGGGCCTCGAGACCGACGGGAGCGTCGGGCTCCTCCGGTCGGTCGTCGTAGACCGGTCGGTCCGCGGACGCGGCTACGGGGCGCGGCTGTGTGAGAGCCTGGAGACCAAGGCTCGGGACGTCGGCGTCGAGACGCTGTATCTGCTCACGACGACCGCGTCCGAGTTCTTTTCGGGCCGCGATTACATCGAGATCGACCGATCCGATGCGCCGGACGCCGTCCGACGAACGACCGAGTTCACCGACCTCTGTCCCACGACGGCCACGTGTATGGAGAAGTCCCTGTAACGCGGTCCCTGGTGTTCCGGGCCGCCGTTTTCGGAGGATGTTCTCACCCGGTGTTCGACGAGGAACTCTCCCGGAACTGCCCGCACCGGACGGCCACCGATGGTCGATAGGCGGTCGTTAACAATATCTGTAGCGCTACGAACACGAACCGATGTCGTTACAGGGAGCGGTTCGTGCGCCGGCGAGCGGTCTCTGGTCAGTACTGTCGCGCCGCGAGGGCGCGCTCTGGGCGGTCGTCGCCGCGTCGATGGTCGCTGATCTCCTCTTGACCTACTACGGCGTCGAGAACGGGCTCACGGAGTCGAACCCGGTCGCACGAGCCGGCTTCGAGCGCTTCGGTTACGTCGCGCTCGGCGCGCTCAAACTGTTCGCCCTCGGGATCGGCCTCGCCTGCCGGCAGCTCCTGCCCCGGGAGTACACCGCCGTCGTCCCGCTCGGACTCGCGATTCCCTGGGTGGCCGCGTCGCTGATCAACGCCGTCGTGATCGGAACGATGGGTCGCTGATCGTCCGACGACCCGCGATCGGATCCGATCTCTCCCGTTCACTCCCCGTCGGGTGCCTTGAGCGAGAGCACGGTCCGGGAGAACGCACAGACCAGTTCGTCGTTCTGGTTGAACGCCTCGACGTGCATCGTGACGACGCCCCGCTCGCCGTCGCTGGTCTCGTGTTTGTCGGTCACGGTCGACTGGACGCGGATCGTATCCCCGTGAAAGACCGGCGCCGGATGCTCGACGTCGTCGTACGAGAGGTTGGCGACGATCGTTCCGTCGGTGGTCTCGGGGATGGTGAGTCCGACCGCGAGGCTCATGGTATAGAGGCCATTGACGAGCCGCTCGCCGAACTCGGTCCCCGAGGCGAACTCCCGATCGAGGTGGAGCGGCTGCTGGTTCATCGTCATGTCACAGAACGCCTGGTTGTCGCGTTCGCTCACCGTCCGGCGTTTCTCGTGCTCGATCGTCTCGCCGACCTCGAACTCCTCGTAGTACAGACCGGGCATACCACCCGGATCGACGCGGACGAGCAAAACCGTGGGGGTCGTGGGACCGACCGCCGGCGATTCGTGACGACGGTGGAATCCGTTCACCGAGGGTCGGTCCCGTTCGATCGACAGTGAATCAGAGGAGGCTGATCGCGCCGCCGAAGACGGTCACCGTCAGGACGAGCCGGCCGAGGCTGCCGAAGAACGTCGCCACGGCGAACTTCGGGTAGCTCTCCTCGAGGACGGCGAACGCGTAGATCGAGATGGTGTCGGGGAAGAACGGCACGCAGAGCGCGAGTCCGAGACCCACGTAGCCGTACTTCTGGGCGATCTCGACGGCCCGTCTCTCCGACCACGAGATGACGTCGAAGCGCGAGCGTTCGATCCACCGGGTGACCGGTCCCGCCCTCTTCGCCTCCTGTCCGAGGTGGAAGGCGAACAGGCTCCCGAGCGCCTTGCCGACCGCGCTGGTGAGGATGATGATCGTGAGCGTCAGCGTCCGCGATTCGGCGATATCGAGCGGCGCGACGAGGACGATCTCGCTGGGTCCCGGCAGCGCGAACGCGATGAGAAAGGAGTAGGTGAAGACGATGCCGATACCGGGCCAGCCGGTCGCCGTCTCGACGACGGCCTGGATTCCCTCGATGGTTCCCCGCATCACTCCCTCGCCGACGAGGGGCGTCGCGCTGACGAGCAGACTTCTCACGGTTGCCGTTGGGGAAGGTCCGACGTAAACGCCGCGGTTCTCCGGCACGTCCGGACGTTCGACCCGACGAACGGGAAAATCCGTTCCGGCGACCGACGCACGTGGGATCGGGACGCGCCGCTACGACTCCTGTCCGATCGGTACGTCGAATCGACCGCCGAGGGTGAGGAGCCACAGTCCCAGCAGCCCCACGGCGTAGGCGAGCATCGTCGACGTCGCCGCCAGCAGCATCGAGAGGACGCCAGGCGAGAGCAGGCTCGAGAGCACGAGGACGCTTATCGCGACCTCCCGCCAGTTCTCCCGGTAGCCACGGTAGGAGACGGTTCCGATGCGGTTGAGGAGCCACATTCCCACGGGGACGCACGCGAGCGCACCGAACCCGACCGTGGTGTAAACGACGAGCCAGGCGACGCGGTCGATCCGATACGAGACGATCAGCCCCGCCCGCAGCGCGTCCGAGACGAGGTACGAGAGCAGCGCGGGGGCGACGTAGAGGTACCCGACGAGCGTGGCGGCGACGAACGTCGCACCGAGGGCGCCGGTCCAGACGAGGATCGTTCGACGGCGGGAACGGACCAGTTCGCGCTCGGCGAGCGTCGGCCACGCGTAGTAGGCGATCAGTGGAACGACGGCCAGCACGGCGACGAGGGTGCTGATCTCCATCTGAAACAGCAACACCTCGACGGGGTGGAGCGCGACGAGCTCCGACTCCTCGAGCCGGACGGCGGCGGGCACGCGCGAGAAGAACTGCCCCGCGAGCAGGCCGAACCCACCCTCGTAGAGGACGCCGAACGTCGCCAGCAGCACGACGCCGAAGACCAGGACGAGCCGCCGGAGCTTCGATCGGAGCGCACCAGCGACCGCGTAGAGGTCGTAGGCGTAGCCGCCGACGTCGTCGTCCTCGCGTACCTCGGTCGCGAGTTCGCGGAGACCCGCGAGCCAGACCGAACCGGTCCCCTTCTCGTCGACGGTCCCTCCTCGATCCAGGGCGCCCACGGTCCCGGACCCGCTTGCGTCGTCGAACCGCTCCAGAATCGCCTCCGCGGCCGCCGGATCGTCACGATCCATCGCTCGCCGAGCCGCGGCCAGCGCCTCCTCCTCGGGGAGTCCGGCGAACGTCGCGTCGGGAGCGGCCCGGACGTCGGCAGCGTCGACTCCCTCGAGTTCGTGGAGCGTCGAATCGACGCTCGTGGTCGATCGACTTACGCCGACGATCACCCGGGTGAGCGCGAGGCTGATCCCGTAGAGGATCGTCAGCGGGACGGCCCACATGAACTGTGAGAACGGGTCCGGCGGCGAGAAGACCGCACCGAAGACGAAGATGCCGAGCACGGCGTGGCGCCACTTCTCGCGGAACGTCTCGTAGGGGACGACGTCGGCGTACGCGAGCGCGGCCATCGCCAGCGGGAGCTGTGCGGCCAGCCCGAAGGAGACCGAGAGCACGAGGAGGAACTCCGTCCACATGACGATCGACCAGGTCGGATCGACGCCGGCCGAGAGCGCGTTGGCCGCGAGGAAATCCAGGAGCACGGGGAAGAACAACCAGTAGGCGTAGGCGACGCCGCCGGCGAACAGCAGCGACGAAGCCGTTCCGAGCGCGAACAACGTCCGGAAGGCGATCGGCGCCCGCGGCCAGTAGCCCCGGGTCCGTAGCTCGCCGCGCGCGAGGTAGATCGACGGGGGGAGCGCGACCAGCAACCCGGCGATGATACCGATCTTCGCCTGGAGGAGGACGACGTCGAACGGCGTCTGGACGACGATCTCCTGAGCCGCGGCAGTCGCCGGATCCATCCGTGACTCGGTCATCGCGGCCATCCGGTCCCAGACGTAGACGCGAAGCGCGTAGAAGGAGAACAGGAAGCCCGCCAGAAAGCAGACGAAGACGACACGGAGATGCGACTGCGCAGTGGTGAACACCGCCGCGATCGCTGCTCGTTCCTCGCCGAACGCCCTCTTCTCGCTCACGAGCGTTTCACACTGGTCCAATGGTGCCGTAAGGACTTGGACTCGCCGGAGGGGTAGACCGATGGGGATCGAGCCCGATCGATCGCGCATGGTCAGAAGAAGCGTCATGTTCACACCCGGCGATCGCCCCGAGATGCTCCGAAAGGCGCCGGAGTCGGGTGCGGACGTCGTCGTCCTCGATCTGGAGGACGCGGTCGGGCCCGGCCGAAAGCAGGAGGCTCGCTCTGCCGTCACGGCGGTCCTCGACGATCCGCGATTCGACCCGGACGCCGAGGTGTGCGTGCGGGTCAACCCCGAGTTCGACGACGACCTCGCGATCCTCGAGCGCGCTCGGCCCGATTGCCTGATGCTCCCGAAGGTCGCGAGCGCCGACGACGTCGATCGGCTCGATCGGCTGGTACGCGAGCGAGGCGGCCCGCTCCCGGTGCTCGCGCTCGTCGAGAGCGCCGCCGGCGTGCTCGCGGCGCCAGCGATCGCCTCCCACGAGGCTACGGACGCGCTCGTCTTCGGGGCCGAGGACCTCGCCGCGGACGTCGGCGCGACGCGCACTCGCGAGGGGACGGAGGTGCTCTACGCCCGTGAACGGGTCGTGATCGCCGCGAGCGCAGCCGGAGTGGAGGCGATCGACACGGTCTATACCGACATCGAGGACCGCGAGGGCCTGAGCGAGGAGACACGGTTCGCCGCCGGACTCGGCTACGACGGGAAGATGGCGATCCACCCCGCGCAGGTCGACCCGATCAACGAGGCGTTCACGCCCGACCCCGAGGAGGTGGAGTGGGCGGAGCGCGTCCTCGAGGCGCGCGACGACGCCGATCGGGAGGGACGGGGCGTCTTCCGGGTCGACGACGAGATGATCGACGCCCCGCTGATCGCCCAGGCCGAACGGGTCGTCGAGCGCGCCCGCGCGGCGGCCGACGATCGGAGCCCCTAGAGGATCCGAGACGTACGTCCGGTTCCACGTCCCGGCATGCTTAACACGCACGTCGCCGATTATCCCATCCCATGAGCGAGGAGGCGAACCCCTTCGAAAGTCTGCAGGAGCAGATCGACGACGCATCGGCGTATCTCGACGTCGGCGATGACGTGATCGAGCGGCTCAAACACCCCGAGCGCGTGCTGGAGACGAACCTCACCGTCGAACTCGACGACGGTTCGTTGGAGCGTTTCCGGGCGTTTCGTTCGCAGTTCAACGGCGACCGAGGCCCGTACAAGGGCGGAATCCGCTACCACCCGAACGTCTCGCGCGACGAGGTGAAGGCGCTCTCGGGCTGGATGGCCTACAAGACCGCGATCG comes from the Halalkalicoccus sp. CG83 genome and includes:
- the arsN2 gene encoding arsenic resistance N-acetyltransferase ArsN2: MDETTLDLRRADGGDLSYVERLLERNGLPTEDVRSKPECFYVVYDGENRVGIGGLETDGSVGLLRSVVVDRSVRGRGYGARLCESLETKARDVGVETLYLLTTTASEFFSGRDYIEIDRSDAPDAVRRTTEFTDLCPTTATCMEKSL
- a CDS encoding YqaA family protein, which gives rise to MRGTIEGIQAVVETATGWPGIGIVFTYSFLIAFALPGPSEIVLVAPLDIAESRTLTLTIIILTSAVGKALGSLFAFHLGQEAKRAGPVTRWIERSRFDVISWSERRAVEIAQKYGYVGLGLALCVPFFPDTISIYAFAVLEESYPKFAVATFFGSLGRLVLTVTVFGGAISLL
- a CDS encoding HpcH/HpaI aldolase/citrate lyase family protein; this encodes MVRRSVMFTPGDRPEMLRKAPESGADVVVLDLEDAVGPGRKQEARSAVTAVLDDPRFDPDAEVCVRVNPEFDDDLAILERARPDCLMLPKVASADDVDRLDRLVRERGGPLPVLALVESAAGVLAAPAIASHEATDALVFGAEDLAADVGATRTREGTEVLYARERVVIAASAAGVEAIDTVYTDIEDREGLSEETRFAAGLGYDGKMAIHPAQVDPINEAFTPDPEEVEWAERVLEARDDADREGRGVFRVDDEMIDAPLIAQAERVVERARAAADDRSP
- a CDS encoding DUF5658 family protein, with the protein product MSLQGAVRAPASGLWSVLSRREGALWAVVAASMVADLLLTYYGVENGLTESNPVARAGFERFGYVALGALKLFALGIGLACRQLLPREYTAVVPLGLAIPWVAASLINAVVIGTMGR
- a CDS encoding acyl-CoA carboxylase subunit beta; translation: MNVRISAGATEEEASAIAAALARHVDGEIEVYVGDAEEPTVVRDAVVREPEEDDLGATEREERLREEIADIERGGPEKYKERLSEQGKLFVRDRLDLWFGEEGVLFEDGRFAEFDAEDRLPADGLLTGAAEFDSREVHFMANDFTVKAGSMAGKGVEKFLRMQQRALKSGKPVLYLMDSSGGRIDQQRGFFANREGIGKYYYNHSMLSGRVPQICVLYGPCIAGAAYTPIFADFTVMVEGMSAMAIASPRMVRMVTGEEIDMQDLGGPEVHARHSGSADLVARDEQHARELVSQLITYLPDKAGENPPRGKPKPPARSPEGIDSVVPQEPNKGYDMVDVIDRVVDRDSYFELKPDYGAEIITAYARIDGRPIGIIANQPNHRAGAIFPDAAEKAAEFIWKSDAYDVPLLYLCDTPGFMAGSGVEKDAILEKGKKMIYATSSATVPKQCVVVRKAYGAGIYAMSGPAYDPESTIALPSGEIGIMGPEAAINAVYYNKLEAIDDEEERAERERELREEYREDIDVHRMASEVVIDEIVPPSTLREELVNRFAFYEGLEKELPEKKHGTVL
- a CDS encoding MaoC family dehydratase, with product MPGLYYEEFEVGETIEHEKRRTVSERDNQAFCDMTMNQQPLHLDREFASGTEFGERLVNGLYTMSLAVGLTIPETTDGTIVANLSYDDVEHPAPVFHGDTIRVQSTVTDKHETSDGERGVVTMHVEAFNQNDELVCAFSRTVLSLKAPDGE
- a CDS encoding twin-arginine translocase subunit TatC; translated protein: MSEKRAFGEERAAIAAVFTTAQSHLRVVFVCFLAGFLFSFYALRVYVWDRMAAMTESRMDPATAAAQEIVVQTPFDVVLLQAKIGIIAGLLVALPPSIYLARGELRTRGYWPRAPIAFRTLFALGTASSLLFAGGVAYAYWLFFPVLLDFLAANALSAGVDPTWSIVMWTEFLLVLSVSFGLAAQLPLAMAALAYADVVPYETFREKWRHAVLGIFVFGAVFSPPDPFSQFMWAVPLTILYGISLALTRVIVGVSRSTTSVDSTLHELEGVDAADVRAAPDATFAGLPEEEALAAARRAMDRDDPAAAEAILERFDDASGSGTVGALDRGGTVDEKGTGSVWLAGLRELATEVREDDDVGGYAYDLYAVAGALRSKLRRLVLVFGVVLLATFGVLYEGGFGLLAGQFFSRVPAAVRLEESELVALHPVEVLLFQMEISTLVAVLAVVPLIAYYAWPTLAERELVRSRRRTILVWTGALGATFVAATLVGYLYVAPALLSYLVSDALRAGLIVSYRIDRVAWLVVYTTVGFGALACVPVGMWLLNRIGTVSYRGYRENWREVAISVLVLSSLLSPGVLSMLLAATSTMLAYAVGLLGLWLLTLGGRFDVPIGQES